One genomic segment of Chitinophaga parva includes these proteins:
- a CDS encoding LacI family DNA-binding transcriptional regulator, translating into MTKKSSQQPSTPRAGNGGRVSLKEVARLAGVAPSTVSFILNGKAQEMRIREEVANKVKEVARKAGYTPHQVAVSLRTGQSRILGLVVESISGSFFAALARVIEEEASRYGYRVVYTSTENDAAKGRAMIHMLSHWHVDGYLITPAPGMERDIQELLDKKRPVVLMDGFFPGIKAPFVLVDNYAGVKTGVQQFIKRGYQRIAFVTADVDLVQLEERLSGYRETLEANNIPVQKKRILKIPYNHPRPAAIKMIADFLQHTSPRLDAVYFSTNYLGLLGLEALRQLNWQVPKDIAMMSFDDHDIFRLLEPGITVMEQPVEEIAKTAIQLLMKQLGKADVRIRKTQVRLPGKFIQRGSL; encoded by the coding sequence ATGACGAAGAAAAGTTCGCAACAACCATCCACTCCACGCGCCGGCAACGGTGGCCGCGTATCACTTAAGGAAGTAGCCCGCCTGGCAGGTGTGGCGCCGTCTACCGTTTCATTTATCCTCAATGGCAAGGCCCAGGAAATGCGTATCCGCGAAGAGGTGGCGAACAAGGTAAAGGAAGTGGCCCGCAAGGCCGGCTATACGCCCCACCAGGTGGCGGTGAGTCTGCGCACCGGCCAGTCGCGCATCCTGGGGCTGGTGGTGGAAAGTATTTCCGGCAGCTTCTTTGCTGCACTGGCCCGGGTGATAGAGGAGGAGGCCAGCCGCTATGGCTACCGCGTGGTGTATACCAGCACGGAAAACGATGCGGCCAAGGGCCGGGCCATGATCCATATGCTGTCCCACTGGCACGTGGATGGCTACCTGATCACGCCCGCACCCGGTATGGAAAGGGACATCCAGGAACTGCTGGACAAGAAACGCCCGGTGGTGCTGATGGATGGGTTCTTCCCCGGTATCAAAGCGCCTTTTGTGCTGGTGGACAACTATGCAGGGGTGAAGACGGGGGTACAGCAGTTCATTAAAAGAGGCTACCAGCGTATTGCTTTTGTCACCGCGGATGTAGACCTGGTGCAGCTGGAAGAGCGCCTGAGCGGCTACCGGGAAACCCTGGAGGCCAATAACATACCGGTACAGAAAAAACGCATCCTCAAAATACCTTACAACCATCCCCGCCCCGCTGCCATTAAAATGATAGCGGACTTCCTCCAGCATACATCGCCCCGCCTGGATGCCGTGTATTTCTCCACGAACTACCTGGGCTTACTGGGCCTGGAGGCCCTGCGCCAGCTGAACTGGCAGGTGCCCAAAGACATTGCGATGATGAGCTTTGACGACCATGACATTTTCCGCCTCCTGGAGCCGGGCATCACCGTGATGGAACAGCCGGTGGAGGAAATTGCCAAAACGGCCATACAACTGCTCATGAAGCAACTGGGCAAAGCCGATGTGCGTATCCGTAAAACGCAGGTAAGGCTGCCGGGCAAGTTCATCCAGCGTGGTTCTCTTTAA
- a CDS encoding SusC/RagA family TonB-linked outer membrane protein, which yields MKKQNLLFMRTGVQTILLLLLSVLAFAQSHVITGKVTDAKDNSPLPGVTVQVKGTATGTQTQPDGTYSITVPGADAHLVFSFVGYDPQDITASGNVQDVKLGTAVKALQDVVVIGYGVQKKSDATGAVSSIKSAVLNERPATNIEQELAGKVAGVNVSTNSGRPGGNTNVHIRGYNTINASNSPLYVVDGVIGAGPITYLNPNDIESMDVLKDASATAIYGARGANGVIIVTTKRGRSGAAQVAYDAYLSAGVMAKKLDVLDSKQFMQVEQNSYANAPKYDSTGFANGNYTDPRVKAKDRNLFDESGNPLYNTDWQKEATQTAFSHAHNLSVTGGNQDNTYGLFLNYSNENGIVRESYLKRYAARFVFDSQVKKYLKVGGSISFSNVDENRVDGAVGGLNATRMMIETLPIIPVTYADGHYGSNNDYPDMEGGENPVNILKNRKDLFKTQSTIGNVYANLNILPGLELRSSVGFNVNNIDENFYSSRTLRQLSADDQGEAWVRQERNNYWQFENYLTYNKRFNKYHSITALAGLSWQQYDNFYSRAGGKGFNDDFYQYYNLSVAANPETPESNIYKWAMNSYFGRVNYSYKDRYLFTVTGRIDGSSKFGANEKYAFFPSAAFAWRVSEEDFLKNNTTISNLKFRASAGLTGNSEIGVYQSLASLGSETAVLGGKRAPGVGIDRLGNPNLKWEKTAQYDAGIELGLWKNRVNLEVDGYYKKTSDMLLDAPVPSSTGYETIYKNIGSMENRGVEVTLNTVNIETGKFSWNTAFNIAINKNKVLTLGSANDDIFPGPYFLSNTNILRVGQPVGSFYGLRRLGTYGSDEAVEAAAHNLHPGDVKRSDTREIIGKGVPDGFGTFQNTFHYGRWDLSVELAYAYGADILNLSRHSGEDRTGQANSYATVLNGWTPDHQHTMIAQNRPSKAGYTTTIDSHMVEPADYIRGKNLLLAYSFGEETLRRLHLTRLRVYASAQNFFVSTKYSGYDPEVTTYGDAFAQGIEFFSYPKPRTYTLGMNVTF from the coding sequence ATGAAAAAACAGAACCTGTTGTTCATGCGGACCGGCGTGCAGACTATTTTGCTGCTGCTGCTGTCCGTATTGGCATTTGCCCAAAGCCACGTTATCACGGGCAAGGTAACAGATGCAAAAGACAACTCCCCCCTCCCCGGTGTGACCGTACAGGTGAAAGGTACGGCCACGGGCACGCAGACCCAACCCGATGGTACGTACAGCATTACGGTACCCGGTGCGGATGCCCACCTCGTATTCTCCTTTGTAGGCTATGACCCGCAGGACATTACAGCCAGTGGCAATGTGCAGGATGTGAAACTGGGCACTGCCGTGAAAGCCCTGCAGGATGTAGTGGTGATCGGTTATGGCGTGCAGAAAAAATCTGATGCCACCGGTGCGGTGTCTTCCATTAAATCTGCCGTGTTGAATGAGCGCCCCGCTACCAACATTGAGCAGGAGCTGGCGGGTAAAGTAGCCGGTGTGAACGTGTCTACCAACTCCGGCCGTCCCGGTGGTAACACCAATGTGCACATCCGCGGTTACAACACCATCAACGCGAGCAACAGCCCGCTGTACGTGGTGGACGGTGTGATCGGCGCAGGCCCTATCACTTACCTGAACCCGAACGACATTGAATCCATGGACGTACTGAAAGACGCTTCTGCTACCGCTATCTATGGTGCGCGTGGTGCAAACGGCGTGATCATCGTGACCACCAAGCGTGGCAGGAGCGGTGCTGCCCAGGTAGCATACGACGCTTACCTGAGCGCTGGTGTAATGGCTAAAAAACTGGACGTACTGGACTCCAAACAATTTATGCAGGTAGAGCAAAATTCATATGCCAATGCACCCAAGTACGATTCTACCGGCTTTGCCAACGGTAACTACACAGACCCGCGTGTGAAAGCCAAAGACCGCAACCTGTTTGACGAGAGCGGCAACCCGCTGTACAATACCGACTGGCAGAAAGAAGCTACGCAGACGGCCTTCAGCCACGCGCATAACCTGAGCGTGACCGGCGGCAACCAGGATAACACGTATGGCCTGTTCCTGAACTACTCCAATGAAAACGGTATCGTGCGCGAATCTTACCTGAAACGCTACGCTGCCCGTTTTGTGTTTGACAGCCAGGTGAAGAAATACCTGAAAGTAGGCGGTAGCATCAGCTTCTCCAACGTGGATGAAAACCGCGTGGATGGCGCTGTAGGTGGCCTGAACGCTACCCGTATGATGATCGAGACCCTGCCCATCATCCCCGTAACGTACGCAGACGGCCACTACGGCAGTAACAATGATTACCCCGACATGGAAGGTGGTGAAAACCCGGTGAACATCCTGAAGAACCGTAAGGATCTCTTCAAAACACAGAGCACCATTGGCAATGTGTATGCGAACCTGAACATCCTGCCTGGCCTGGAACTGCGCAGCAGCGTGGGTTTCAATGTGAATAACATTGACGAGAACTTCTACTCCAGCCGTACTTTGCGCCAGTTGAGCGCAGACGACCAGGGGGAAGCCTGGGTACGCCAGGAGCGCAATAACTACTGGCAGTTTGAAAACTACCTGACGTATAACAAGCGTTTCAACAAGTACCACAGCATCACCGCCCTGGCAGGCCTGAGCTGGCAGCAGTACGACAACTTCTACAGCCGTGCCGGCGGTAAAGGTTTCAATGACGACTTCTACCAATACTACAACCTGAGCGTAGCCGCCAATCCTGAAACACCGGAGTCCAACATTTACAAATGGGCGATGAACTCTTACTTTGGCCGTGTGAACTATAGCTATAAGGACCGCTATCTCTTCACCGTTACCGGCCGTATAGACGGTTCCTCCAAGTTTGGTGCAAACGAGAAATATGCATTTTTCCCATCCGCTGCCTTTGCATGGCGTGTGAGTGAAGAAGACTTCCTGAAGAACAATACTACCATCTCCAATCTGAAGTTCCGCGCCAGCGCGGGCCTTACCGGCAACTCCGAGATCGGGGTGTACCAGTCACTGGCCAGCCTTGGTTCTGAAACCGCGGTACTTGGTGGTAAGCGTGCCCCGGGTGTAGGCATAGACCGCCTGGGCAATCCCAACCTGAAATGGGAAAAGACTGCGCAGTATGATGCAGGCATTGAACTGGGCCTGTGGAAGAACCGCGTGAACCTGGAAGTGGATGGTTACTACAAGAAAACATCCGATATGCTGCTGGATGCGCCCGTACCGTCTTCTACCGGTTATGAGACCATCTACAAGAACATTGGCTCCATGGAAAACCGTGGTGTGGAAGTAACCCTGAACACGGTGAACATTGAAACCGGTAAGTTCTCCTGGAACACTGCGTTTAACATTGCCATCAACAAAAATAAAGTACTGACCCTGGGCAGCGCCAATGACGACATCTTCCCCGGTCCGTACTTCCTGAGCAACACCAATATTCTTCGTGTAGGCCAGCCCGTGGGTTCCTTCTACGGCCTGCGCCGCCTGGGCACTTACGGATCTGATGAAGCAGTGGAAGCCGCCGCGCACAACCTGCACCCGGGTGACGTAAAACGCAGCGATACCCGCGAGATCATTGGCAAGGGCGTGCCCGATGGTTTTGGCACCTTCCAGAACACCTTCCATTATGGTCGCTGGGATTTGAGCGTGGAACTGGCTTACGCTTATGGTGCAGATATCCTGAACCTGAGCCGCCACTCCGGGGAAGACCGTACCGGCCAGGCAAACAGCTATGCCACCGTGCTGAATGGCTGGACCCCCGATCACCAGCACACCATGATCGCGCAGAACCGCCCGTCCAAGGCTGGTTACACGACCACCATTGACAGCCACATGGTAGAACCGGCAGATTACATCCGCGGTAAGAACCTGCTGCTGGCGTACAGCTTCGGGGAAGAAACCCTGCGCCGCCTGCACCTGACCCGCCTGCGCGTTTACGCTTCTGCACAGAACTTCTTCGTATCCACTAAATACAGCGGCTACGATCCGGAAGTAACTACCTATGGCGATGCTTTTGCACAGGGTATTGAGTTCTTCTCTTATCCCAAGCCCCGCACGTACACCCTGGGTATGAACGTAACATTCTAA
- a CDS encoding SDR family NAD(P)-dependent oxidoreductase: MSSYALITGASKGLGEAMAVELAKRHYNLLLVARSGDALRALADRLSVTYNVQASWLALDLSAPEAPAKVEAWCRQEAFPITVLVNNAGYAVWGPFLQKPLADHLNMLQLNMQTVVELTYRLLPIMQQQPKCYLLNVASTAAYQAVPTLSGYAASKSFVLTFTRGLRQELKAKNVSVTCLCPGPVNTNFLDRAGMDAIRATAEKFGTPPEPVAKAAIKALFRGKAEVIPGAVNWLSASATRIVPKALVEKIAGSLYNKFY, from the coding sequence ATGTCCTCTTACGCACTGATCACCGGCGCCAGCAAAGGCCTGGGAGAAGCCATGGCCGTGGAACTGGCCAAACGCCATTACAACCTGTTACTGGTAGCCCGCTCCGGCGATGCACTGCGTGCCCTGGCAGACCGCCTGTCTGTCACGTACAACGTTCAGGCGTCCTGGTTAGCCCTGGACCTCTCTGCCCCGGAAGCCCCGGCAAAGGTGGAAGCCTGGTGCAGGCAGGAGGCCTTTCCCATTACAGTGCTGGTCAATAATGCCGGTTACGCGGTGTGGGGCCCCTTCCTGCAAAAGCCCCTGGCAGACCATTTGAACATGCTGCAGCTGAATATGCAAACCGTCGTGGAGCTCACCTACCGGCTGCTGCCCATCATGCAGCAGCAACCTAAATGTTACCTCCTGAATGTGGCCAGTACCGCGGCCTACCAGGCCGTGCCCACCCTGAGCGGCTACGCGGCTTCCAAGTCCTTTGTGCTCACCTTTACGCGGGGGCTCCGCCAGGAGCTGAAGGCAAAGAACGTATCTGTAACCTGCCTGTGCCCCGGCCCGGTAAATACTAATTTCCTGGACCGTGCCGGTATGGATGCCATCCGTGCCACAGCGGAAAAATTTGGCACCCCGCCGGAACCCGTGGCGAAAGCCGCCATCAAAGCCCTCTTCCGCGGCAAGGCGGAGGTGATACCCGGCGCCGTGAACTGGCTCAGCGCCAGCGCCACCCGCATTGTACCCAAAGCCCTGGTAGAAAAGATAGCGGGCAGCCTTTATAATAAGTTTTATTGA
- a CDS encoding phytanoyl-CoA dioxygenase family protein, whose product MDAAYPRFTLSDVLTAEQRAFFDQHGFIHFSNFITPEQVQEVVNASKTVEKDWIARGVEKVNGVPIKYGKDLDGSPIVQRFAFTNQHHPYLAALLEDPRLQALLGFVGPGARIGKDEKDGMVFNHYVNGPLSKFTKMGWHTDGLRDIFMGGRLNPMLNVGIHLSNLKPENGGLRIIPGTHRQSLYQFLFRKKYFISHDEDPNELAVRPAAGDLTVHDGRLWHRVAQSSVIGEESRRRVIYVPIIAGKFQPKNEHSATQFYQRFAGIVK is encoded by the coding sequence ATGGACGCTGCTTATCCCAGGTTCACTTTATCGGACGTACTGACTGCCGAACAACGCGCTTTTTTTGACCAACATGGTTTTATACATTTCAGCAACTTCATCACCCCGGAACAGGTCCAGGAAGTGGTGAACGCTTCCAAAACAGTAGAAAAAGACTGGATAGCACGCGGGGTAGAAAAAGTGAACGGCGTGCCCATCAAATATGGCAAAGACCTTGACGGGTCCCCGATTGTACAACGGTTTGCATTTACCAATCAACATCATCCTTACCTGGCCGCCCTCCTGGAAGATCCGCGCCTCCAGGCTTTACTGGGCTTTGTGGGACCGGGCGCCCGCATTGGTAAAGACGAAAAAGACGGCATGGTGTTTAACCACTACGTAAATGGGCCCCTGAGCAAGTTCACGAAAATGGGCTGGCACACCGATGGCCTGCGCGATATTTTCATGGGTGGCCGTCTGAATCCCATGCTGAATGTAGGCATCCACCTGAGTAACCTGAAACCGGAAAACGGTGGCCTGCGCATCATTCCGGGCACGCACCGCCAGAGCCTTTACCAGTTCCTGTTCCGCAAAAAATACTTCATCAGCCACGATGAAGACCCTAATGAACTGGCCGTGCGCCCCGCTGCCGGCGACCTTACCGTGCACGACGGCCGCCTGTGGCACCGTGTGGCGCAATCATCTGTGATCGGCGAAGAAAGCCGCCGCCGCGTGATCTACGTACCCATCATCGCCGGTAAATTCCAACCCAAGAATGAGCACAGCGCCACGCAGTTTTACCAGCGCTTTGCCGGTATTGTGAAATAA
- a CDS encoding S41 family peptidase — MNMFYRKAVSPLCLGAVLLGLVATSACSKKDKGSNSNTGGNTTGTVNTEDSLKYRMYRNMQVDFFDVNGAEDAPGYFWYKSVPSLNPYSSSYAKADDLLEAMKGYAINPATNSAYDRYSFLDRDSTISTQLQDGQVETTQAVTGDFGLEIAFAADKSGGVHTLVLYADKNSPAGKANLTRGVELTSINNITDFSSTTNRQSVIDAIYSSTTGVLTLKTKIVSTASGNGLGTTGSVTLNAAAYAINPILFDTIYNSNQGKVGYFVFYTFTNTYNSAGQPSLTKQLLDAEVTKLKTANVTNVIVDLRNNGGGSVATAEYLDSVLAPASAAGKVMYYTTYNDKLNANQGLGSQGEATNFSTTNMGVLPSLKNVFFVANEYTASAAELTINNLKPYYANMKLVADTNTYGKPVGFIGTRLQANINNKQTYLADLYAINFATHNALGNGDYYTGLVPDQKAIDYVDIAWGDPEDPALAGIMNYINNGSFSGGRLKTSTDIGTHRVRTAVLKAQSRNLRFNGMVDFRGAQKK, encoded by the coding sequence ATGAATATGTTCTACCGTAAAGCGGTATCCCCGCTATGCCTGGGCGCAGTGCTGCTAGGCCTCGTGGCCACCAGCGCCTGCAGCAAGAAAGACAAAGGCAGTAATAGCAATACCGGCGGCAACACCACCGGCACCGTCAACACCGAGGACTCCCTCAAGTACCGCATGTACCGCAATATGCAGGTAGACTTTTTTGATGTAAACGGCGCTGAAGATGCTCCCGGTTATTTCTGGTACAAATCCGTACCCTCCCTCAATCCCTACAGCAGCAGCTACGCCAAGGCAGACGATCTCCTGGAGGCCATGAAGGGATACGCCATTAACCCGGCCACCAACTCCGCCTACGACCGTTACAGCTTCCTGGACCGCGACAGCACCATCAGCACCCAGCTGCAGGATGGCCAGGTGGAAACTACCCAGGCGGTGACCGGTGATTTTGGGCTGGAAATAGCCTTTGCAGCGGATAAAAGCGGCGGTGTGCACACCCTGGTACTTTATGCAGATAAGAACTCCCCCGCCGGCAAGGCAAACCTGACCCGCGGCGTGGAGCTTACGTCCATCAATAACATCACGGACTTCAGCTCCACAACCAACCGCCAGAGCGTGATAGATGCCATCTATTCCTCTACCACCGGGGTACTGACCTTGAAGACCAAGATCGTGTCTACCGCCAGTGGCAATGGCCTTGGTACCACCGGCAGCGTGACCCTCAATGCGGCCGCCTATGCCATCAATCCGATCCTGTTCGATACCATTTACAACAGCAACCAGGGTAAAGTAGGCTACTTCGTGTTCTACACATTTACCAACACGTACAACAGCGCCGGCCAGCCTTCCCTCACCAAGCAGCTGCTGGATGCTGAAGTGACCAAGCTGAAAACAGCCAATGTGACCAACGTGATCGTGGACCTGCGCAACAACGGTGGCGGCTCCGTAGCCACTGCGGAATACCTGGACAGCGTGCTGGCACCGGCTTCCGCGGCCGGTAAGGTGATGTACTACACCACTTACAACGATAAGCTGAATGCAAACCAGGGCCTGGGCAGCCAGGGCGAAGCCACTAACTTCAGCACTACCAATATGGGCGTGCTTCCCTCCCTGAAAAATGTGTTCTTCGTGGCCAATGAATACACTGCCTCCGCCGCAGAACTTACCATCAACAACCTGAAGCCCTACTACGCCAATATGAAACTGGTGGCCGATACCAATACGTATGGCAAGCCCGTAGGCTTCATCGGCACCCGCCTGCAGGCGAATATTAACAACAAGCAAACTTACCTGGCGGACCTCTACGCCATCAACTTTGCCACGCACAATGCACTGGGCAACGGCGACTACTACACCGGCCTGGTACCGGACCAGAAAGCCATTGACTACGTAGACATTGCCTGGGGCGACCCAGAAGACCCGGCCCTGGCAGGTATCATGAATTATATCAACAACGGCTCCTTCTCCGGCGGGCGCCTGAAAACGAGCACGGATATAGGCACCCACCGCGTACGTACCGCCGTGCTCAAAGCCCAGAGCCGCAACCTGCGCTTCAACGGCATGGTGGATTTCCGGGGTGCGCAAAAGAAATAA
- a CDS encoding imelysin family protein — MRKKAILFVAAAAIGFASCKKDANNGGGSESFTTLENTVIADFVNKTAIPGYASLQAKAVLFDSAVVVFSRTRTDADLENAKQSWRSLRTVWEQCEGYLLGPVEDNNYDPHMDTWPVDTSSLNKLIADNSITLDLSTVTNLEDDALHGFHPAEYIMWGVDGKKKAAAITDREMLYLKSLTQDVVNTCTNVYNSWIPTSGNYAQKVLDAGKGNQPFPTKQQFFVDLATVVGDICNEVGDGKMKDPYDAGTPLTVESPFSSNSLPDFKNNIMGAYAVYMGTFQGSSATSLHALVFAKNTSLDKKVQDAFNAAISSFDTFTLPYEKAILSEKPKCVTTMNLVMAARDLMENDVVDYLKANIKD, encoded by the coding sequence ATGAGAAAAAAAGCGATACTCTTTGTAGCGGCGGCAGCCATTGGCTTCGCGTCCTGTAAGAAAGACGCCAACAACGGCGGGGGCTCTGAAAGCTTCACCACCCTGGAAAATACCGTCATCGCAGACTTTGTCAATAAAACCGCCATCCCTGGCTATGCTTCCTTGCAGGCAAAGGCTGTCCTGTTTGACAGTGCGGTAGTAGTATTCTCCCGCACCAGGACGGATGCGGACCTGGAAAATGCAAAGCAGTCCTGGCGCAGCCTGCGCACTGTTTGGGAACAATGTGAAGGTTACCTGCTGGGCCCCGTGGAAGACAATAACTACGACCCCCACATGGACACCTGGCCGGTAGATACTTCCAGCCTCAATAAACTGATCGCTGACAACAGCATTACCCTGGACCTGAGCACCGTGACCAACCTGGAAGATGATGCACTGCACGGCTTCCACCCCGCGGAGTACATCATGTGGGGCGTGGACGGGAAAAAGAAAGCCGCAGCCATTACAGACCGTGAAATGCTGTACCTGAAAAGCCTCACCCAGGACGTGGTGAACACCTGTACCAACGTATATAATTCCTGGATCCCCACCAGCGGCAACTATGCCCAGAAGGTACTGGACGCCGGCAAAGGCAACCAGCCATTCCCCACCAAACAACAGTTCTTCGTGGACCTGGCCACCGTGGTAGGCGACATCTGTAATGAAGTAGGCGATGGTAAAATGAAAGACCCCTACGATGCCGGTACCCCGCTCACCGTGGAATCACCTTTCAGCAGCAACTCCCTGCCCGATTTTAAGAATAACATCATGGGTGCATACGCCGTGTACATGGGCACTTTCCAGGGCAGCAGCGCCACCAGCCTGCACGCACTGGTGTTTGCAAAGAACACTTCCCTGGATAAAAAGGTACAGGATGCCTTCAATGCCGCCATCAGCAGCTTTGACACCTTTACCCTGCCTTATGAAAAGGCCATCCTGAGCGAAAAGCCAAAGTGCGTAACCACCATGAACCTGGTGATGGCCGCCCGTGACCTGATGGAGAATGACGTGGTGGACTACCTGAAAGCCAATATTAAAGACTAA
- a CDS encoding di-heme oxidoreductase family protein, whose amino-acid sequence MMRIRKIYLASLLAVAPAVLVMCRKAGTFGEDQYDPRLSGGAATTFNASSKAFGDCVTGLSEWDNHIHSLGDAASEATFVAPPAAVHPGLGPIFNNVSCKSCHHNDGKGSPTFGTVTSSMLTRLSLPGTDEHGGPVAVPGFGLQLQDLANVGKQPEGKVSLTYVDIPFTYPDGNIATLHKPTYTILHQYMPLPGNVMRSPRMAPPFFGLGLLENIPESTIKSFADENDADGDGISGRPNYVWDPVQQKMMLGRFGMKANTATLLTQTASAYQQDMGVTSYVFPQESSTGQQQFDGRNDDPELPDSILNAVVYYLRTLCVPARRDVTLPNVKNGEALFTQVGCASCHKPTLYTGINETLPVVSNQRIHPYTDLLLHDLGDGLADGRPDFVANGNEWKTPALWGVGLFEKTNGIPYYLHDGRARSLEEAILWHSGEAEKSKQAFVHLPSGDRQALIIFLKSL is encoded by the coding sequence ATGATGAGGATCCGGAAAATATACCTGGCATCGTTGCTGGCCGTGGCGCCGGCAGTGCTGGTGATGTGCCGTAAGGCGGGCACGTTCGGCGAAGATCAGTACGATCCGCGCCTGAGCGGTGGTGCCGCCACCACTTTCAACGCCAGCAGCAAGGCCTTTGGCGATTGCGTAACAGGGCTGAGCGAGTGGGACAACCATATCCACAGCCTGGGCGATGCGGCTTCTGAAGCTACCTTTGTAGCCCCGCCGGCGGCCGTACATCCCGGCCTGGGCCCCATCTTTAATAACGTGAGCTGCAAAAGCTGCCACCATAACGATGGCAAGGGCAGCCCCACTTTTGGTACAGTGACTTCCTCCATGCTTACGCGCCTGAGCCTCCCCGGCACAGATGAACATGGAGGCCCGGTAGCAGTGCCCGGCTTTGGCCTGCAGTTGCAGGACCTGGCCAATGTAGGCAAGCAACCCGAAGGCAAAGTGAGCCTCACGTACGTGGACATTCCCTTCACCTACCCCGATGGTAACATTGCCACCCTGCACAAGCCCACTTACACCATCCTCCATCAATACATGCCATTGCCCGGCAACGTAATGCGCTCCCCCCGCATGGCACCGCCTTTCTTTGGCCTGGGCCTGTTGGAGAACATCCCGGAAAGCACCATCAAAAGCTTTGCAGATGAAAACGATGCAGACGGTGATGGCATCAGCGGCCGGCCCAATTACGTATGGGACCCCGTGCAGCAAAAAATGATGCTGGGCCGTTTTGGTATGAAAGCCAATACCGCCACCCTGCTCACACAGACCGCCAGCGCTTACCAGCAGGACATGGGCGTTACCAGCTACGTGTTCCCGCAGGAAAGCAGCACCGGCCAGCAGCAGTTTGACGGGCGCAATGACGATCCCGAGCTGCCGGATAGCATTCTCAATGCAGTAGTGTACTACCTGCGCACCCTGTGCGTACCGGCCCGCCGCGATGTAACCCTGCCCAATGTGAAGAATGGTGAAGCCCTCTTTACACAGGTAGGTTGCGCCTCCTGCCACAAGCCCACGCTGTATACCGGCATCAATGAAACACTGCCCGTGGTGAGCAACCAGCGCATCCATCCTTACACAGACCTGCTGCTGCACGACCTGGGCGATGGCCTGGCAGACGGGCGCCCGGACTTTGTGGCCAATGGAAACGAGTGGAAAACGCCTGCCCTGTGGGGCGTGGGCCTGTTTGAGAAAACAAACGGCATTCCTTACTACCTGCACGACGGGCGTGCGCGTTCCCTGGAAGAGGCTATCCTGTGGCACAGCGGGGAAGCGGAAAAATCAAAACAGGCATTTGTACACCTGCCCAGCGGCGACCGGCAGGCGCTGATCATTTTCCTGAAATCACTCTAG
- a CDS encoding QcrA and Rieske domain-containing protein: MQKLERRDFLKTGCRICLLGAASLTLGDLLSACGTPAKVFSTTMNNNQVNVPLSRFATEDTQIISVQHFEYEIAVRKKNDQYEALLMQCTHQHNQVVRTGSGFYCSLHGSQFDQDGNVKKGPAERPLPRLRTEIVQDHLVIHTNQKA; this comes from the coding sequence ATGCAAAAGCTGGAAAGAAGAGACTTTTTAAAGACCGGTTGCAGGATTTGTTTACTGGGCGCAGCCTCGCTGACGCTTGGAGACCTGCTCAGCGCCTGTGGTACACCGGCTAAGGTGTTTTCTACGACCATGAACAACAACCAGGTGAATGTGCCGCTTTCCCGCTTTGCCACGGAAGACACGCAGATCATCAGCGTGCAACATTTCGAGTATGAAATTGCCGTGCGCAAAAAGAACGACCAGTACGAGGCATTGCTCATGCAGTGCACCCACCAGCATAACCAGGTGGTGCGTACCGGCTCAGGGTTTTACTGCAGCCTCCATGGCAGCCAGTTCGACCAGGATGGCAATGTGAAAAAAGGTCCCGCCGAAAGGCCGCTTCCCCGCTTGCGCACCGAGATTGTGCAAGACCATTTAGTAATCCATACAAACCAAAAAGCATGA